The proteins below are encoded in one region of Pseudoduganella armeniaca:
- a CDS encoding SDR family oxidoreductase: MNKILLIGATSAIAEHCARLWAARGDALFLVARNEERLATIAADLRVRGAAAVATYTLDLNAIEGHAAMLDAAEAALGGIDVVLIAHGTLSDQKACEQSVAATLAEISTNALSTISLLTLVANRFEAKRAGAIAVISSVAGDRGRASNYVYGSAKGLVTAFTSGLRQRLHKANVRVVTIKPGFVDTPMTAAFRKGPLWARPDSVAGKIVQAIDRRRHEVYVPAFWRLIMTVIKSIPTGLFNRLNL, encoded by the coding sequence ATGAACAAGATACTGCTGATCGGTGCCACATCGGCCATCGCGGAACACTGCGCCCGCCTGTGGGCAGCGCGCGGCGACGCGCTGTTCCTGGTGGCCCGCAACGAAGAGCGTCTCGCCACCATCGCTGCCGACCTGCGCGTCCGGGGCGCGGCGGCGGTAGCGACTTATACGCTGGACCTGAACGCAATCGAGGGACATGCGGCCATGCTCGATGCGGCCGAGGCCGCGTTGGGCGGGATCGATGTCGTCCTCATCGCGCATGGCACGCTGTCGGACCAGAAAGCTTGCGAGCAAAGCGTCGCCGCCACCCTGGCGGAGATCAGCACGAATGCGCTGTCGACCATCAGCCTGTTGACGCTGGTCGCCAATCGCTTCGAAGCGAAACGCGCGGGGGCGATTGCCGTCATCTCGTCCGTCGCGGGCGACCGGGGCCGGGCCAGCAACTATGTCTATGGTTCCGCCAAAGGCCTGGTAACGGCCTTCACGTCGGGTTTGCGGCAACGCCTGCACAAGGCGAACGTGCGCGTGGTAACCATCAAGCCGGGCTTCGTGGATACGCCCATGACCGCCGCCTTCAGGAAGGGGCCGTTATGGGCGCGGCCGGACAGCGTGGCCGGGAAGATCGTCCAGGCGATCGACCGGCGCCGGCACGAGGTCTACGTACCCGCGTTCTGGCGCCTGATCATGACGGTCATCAAGTCCATCCCGACCGGCCTCTTCAACAGGCTGAACCTCTAG
- a CDS encoding benzoate/H(+) symporter BenE family transporter, with protein sequence MRGWVSPGAPGVNLAAITAAICSGKEAHEDADRRCVAGVVAGAIYAVVDTFGGALALPFGLLAARGAAFRGLVIGAAACLILHERRKRPAAQLATARRA encoded by the coding sequence ATGAGGGGCTGGGTCAGTCCCGGCGCGCCCGGCGTCAACCTGGCGGCCATCACTGCGGCGATCTGCAGCGGCAAGGAAGCGCACGAGGATGCGGACCGCCGCTGCGTGGCGGGCGTGGTGGCCGGCGCGATCTATGCCGTGGTCGACACGTTCGGCGGCGCGCTGGCGCTGCCGTTCGGACTGCTCGCCGCGCGGGGGGCGGCGTTCCGGGGGCTGGTGATCGGCGCCGCCGCCTGCCTGATCCTGCACGAGCGGCGCAAGCGCCCGGCGGCGCAGCTTGCCACGGCGCGGCGCGCTTGA
- a CDS encoding translation initiation factor Sui1 has product MSLVYSTETGRMCPSCRQPVACCGCKAASVPLGDGNVRVARQTKGRGGKCVTVVKGLALDAAALAVLGKQLRTACGSGGTVKDGVIEVQGDHCDLIMDVLAKQGHRPKRAGG; this is encoded by the coding sequence ATGAGCCTGGTTTATTCGACCGAGACCGGTCGCATGTGCCCGAGCTGCCGCCAGCCCGTCGCGTGCTGCGGCTGCAAGGCCGCCTCCGTCCCGCTGGGCGACGGCAATGTGCGGGTGGCGCGCCAGACCAAGGGGCGGGGCGGCAAGTGCGTCACCGTCGTCAAGGGGCTGGCGCTGGACGCCGCCGCGCTGGCCGTGCTGGGCAAGCAGTTGCGCACCGCCTGCGGCTCCGGCGGCACGGTCAAGGATGGCGTGATCGAGGTGCAGGGCGATCACTGCGACCTGATCATGGATGTGCTGGCAAAGCAGGGCCACCGGCCGAAGCGCGCCGGCGGCTGA
- a CDS encoding LysR family transcriptional regulator, protein MDLLALADFNLVARHGGFGRAARASGRPKATLSRRVLELEASLGVRLLERGARSLKLTQEGQAFHARMAPLLLEIDETVAALTSGKGAVSGRLRISAPLLFAQMALGKLAASFALAHPEVRLEITTEDRAVDMVEEGYDLAIRVNPDPDETLVGRIFLRDRLAVVAHPTVARPADGEPVAAVLRANPEGPASWRLKGNKHIAIEPRLYLSSMVMVREAVLGGAGAACLPASLVAYDVAAGRLTLWGDLDTPEIAIWALYPSRRLLSPRVSAFLDHLTAAFPKGTPDELSAYLVPAANP, encoded by the coding sequence ATGGACCTGCTCGCGCTTGCCGATTTCAACCTCGTTGCCCGCCACGGCGGCTTCGGCCGGGCCGCGCGCGCCAGCGGCCGCCCGAAGGCGACCTTGTCGCGCCGCGTGCTCGAGCTGGAGGCCAGCCTGGGCGTGCGCCTGCTGGAGCGCGGGGCGCGCTCGCTGAAGCTGACGCAGGAAGGCCAGGCCTTTCATGCGCGCATGGCGCCGCTGCTGCTGGAGATCGACGAGACGGTGGCGGCGCTGACCTCCGGCAAAGGCGCAGTCAGCGGCCGGCTGCGCATCAGCGCGCCACTGTTGTTTGCGCAGATGGCACTGGGCAAGCTGGCCGCCAGCTTCGCGCTGGCGCACCCGGAAGTGCGCCTGGAAATCACGACCGAGGACAGGGCGGTGGACATGGTCGAGGAGGGCTACGACCTGGCCATCCGGGTCAACCCCGACCCGGACGAAACGCTGGTCGGACGCATCTTCCTGCGCGACCGGCTCGCCGTCGTGGCCCACCCGACGGTTGCGCGGCCGGCGGATGGCGAGCCGGTTGCCGCCGTGCTGCGGGCGAATCCAGAAGGACCAGCGTCATGGCGGCTGAAGGGGAACAAGCACATCGCCATCGAGCCCCGGCTGTACCTGTCATCCATGGTGATGGTGCGCGAAGCGGTCCTGGGCGGCGCGGGCGCCGCGTGCCTGCCAGCGTCGCTGGTCGCCTATGACGTGGCCGCCGGCCGACTTACCTTGTGGGGCGATCTCGACACGCCGGAGATCGCCATCTGGGCGCTGTACCCGTCGCGCCGGCTGCTGAGCCCGCGGGTGTCGGCGTTTCTCGACCATCTGACGGCGGCGTTCCCCAAGGGCACGCCGGACGAGCTGTCCGCCTACCTCGTCCCCGCAGCAAACCCGTGA
- a CDS encoding SDR family oxidoreductase: MTIFVTGATGNVGRNVVQQLVQRGAPVRALVRNPASANLPASVEVVQGDMLDVGALRRAFEGVSTLFLLNAVVPDEVTQALITLNVAREAGVQRVVYLSVIHSDRYVNVPHFAGKFAVERMIEQMGFSATILRPAYFMDNDLTVKDAITGYGVYPMPIGAKGLAMIDARDIGEIAAIELVRRDGAGSDLPLSRINLVGPDTLTGADAAAIWTEALGRQIAYGGDDTAAFEQNLRQFMPAWMAYDMRLMSERFLSDGMLAGPEDVARLTTLLGRPLRTYREFVAQAVAA; this comes from the coding sequence ATGACCATCTTCGTTACCGGTGCCACGGGCAACGTGGGCCGCAACGTTGTCCAGCAACTCGTCCAGCGCGGCGCCCCCGTGCGCGCCCTCGTCCGCAATCCCGCCAGCGCCAACTTGCCCGCCAGCGTCGAAGTCGTCCAGGGCGACATGCTGGACGTCGGCGCGCTGCGCCGCGCCTTCGAAGGTGTCTCGACGCTGTTCCTGCTCAATGCCGTGGTGCCGGATGAAGTGACGCAGGCACTGATCACGCTGAACGTGGCGCGTGAAGCCGGCGTGCAGCGCGTCGTCTACCTGTCCGTGATCCACAGCGACCGCTACGTCAACGTGCCCCACTTCGCCGGCAAGTTCGCCGTCGAACGGATGATCGAGCAGATGGGCTTCTCGGCCACGATCCTGCGCCCGGCCTACTTCATGGACAACGACCTGACGGTCAAGGACGCGATCACCGGGTATGGCGTCTATCCGATGCCGATCGGCGCCAAGGGCCTGGCGATGATCGATGCGCGCGATATCGGCGAGATCGCGGCGATCGAGCTGGTCCGGCGTGACGGCGCTGGCAGCGACTTGCCGCTGTCGCGCATCAACCTGGTCGGGCCGGATACGCTGACCGGTGCCGATGCCGCCGCGATCTGGACGGAGGCACTGGGCCGTCAGATTGCCTACGGTGGCGACGACACCGCCGCTTTCGAACAGAACCTGCGCCAGTTCATGCCGGCGTGGATGGCGTACGACATGCGTTTGATGAGCGAGCGGTTCCTCAGCGACGGCATGCTTGCCGGGCCGGAGGACGTCGCGCGCCTGACCACCCTGCTGGGCCGGCCGCTGCGCACATATCGCGAGTTCGTCGCCCAAGCCGTTGCCGCCTGA
- a CDS encoding AtaL-like protein, which translates to MIYSTATVPVNPAGEIPLTRAQAWRGLVLKARDARLFLPPGLCSRCDVVEESPTHIVREATIGGNDIREIISFDKAEKVLFFQAGGPREGVIVNELFEDAEGALQLRFYCYTGLRGKVPGGPEEQAEQAWMDSDKGYRTALLSTLQRTRELLAKGRL; encoded by the coding sequence ATGATCTATTCGACTGCGACCGTCCCGGTCAACCCAGCCGGTGAAATCCCGCTGACCCGTGCCCAGGCCTGGCGAGGCCTCGTGCTGAAGGCGCGCGACGCCCGGCTGTTCCTGCCGCCCGGCTTGTGCAGCCGCTGCGACGTCGTCGAGGAAAGCCCCACGCACATCGTGCGCGAGGCCACCATCGGCGGCAACGATATTCGCGAGATCATCAGCTTTGACAAGGCAGAAAAGGTCTTGTTCTTCCAGGCCGGCGGCCCGCGCGAGGGTGTCATCGTCAACGAGCTGTTCGAGGATGCCGAGGGCGCGCTGCAGCTCAGGTTCTATTGCTATACCGGGTTACGCGGCAAGGTGCCGGGTGGGCCGGAGGAGCAGGCCGAACAGGCCTGGATGGACAGCGACAAGGGCTACCGGACGGCGTTGCTGTCGACCTTGCAGCGTACGCGCGAGCTGCTGGCGAAGGGCAGGCTGTGA
- a CDS encoding AAA domain-containing protein has product MKERMVSIRVGGEDRTAAITSWSIRSDRGLHLHCSYANKGSAVHALDDCVISPTRELGACLLTKPGSTIVTPIAKARIYGERYAVVHYADADRPYVYRMDTIGFAASTALKDAPVFQYFTAVANARQERAGSKTEREIAANVARQLARLPTSADTALHAYCTGCNGAQGPGQGLIFPFGLNESQLLAVEQAFLAQISVIEGPPGTGKTQTILNILANIMLRGQTVAVLSNNNAAVENVYEKLEKSGLGHMVARLGSQDKRRDFFACLPEWPSGEPAPAPALEELQSLLTGLKQYLRDHNRAAQLQLELDELAIERRYLLQWQADNGVQAASSLDKYGLSPQKTADLMAYLARLGEQRIRLKDRIDLLFNFWIFRAKPFAEGAARLTMFHALQLHYYDKAMRDKEAELQACRASLAHGNFEVMLEALRNGSMLHLKQHLQRLPRPAEKFDAKTYKDKAQFDDFLKRFPILGSGTHSIVNSIAPGAILDYVIIDEASLQDIVPGILPLGCAKNLVVVGDNRQLPHIPVMLDVRAPAEAYDCERYSLLDSCVEVFRETLPRTLLKEHYRCHPRIIQFCNQQFYANALVPMTRDNGEAPLRLVVTAKGNHARQNTNQRELDSLLKLLDDEREPVWLDGSRGFIAPFRAQVILSRTHLPADFVKDTVHKFQGRECDEIVFSTVLDKKRYNQDARRLHFVDDPRMINVAVSRAKHRFTLVTGDEVFARNNGHLAALMRYVTYYAQDEQVVRAPVVSAFDLLYGEYDQSLARLNARLRPEDSRYKSEQIVAQLLREVLSTPACHALKVHGQVRLNQVASPGMAGLTERERGFMARASCDFVLYFRVGKMPVGVIEVDGGSHNRPDQSARDAMKDGILAKSGIPVLRLRTVESRIEARIAEFIAQWASPGPNG; this is encoded by the coding sequence ATGAAGGAACGTATGGTTTCGATCCGGGTGGGTGGCGAGGACAGGACGGCGGCGATCACCAGCTGGTCGATCCGGAGCGACCGGGGTCTGCACCTGCACTGCTCCTATGCGAACAAGGGCTCGGCAGTACACGCACTCGACGACTGTGTCATCTCGCCGACCCGCGAACTGGGCGCGTGTTTGCTGACCAAGCCCGGCAGCACAATTGTCACGCCGATTGCCAAGGCGAGGATTTATGGCGAGCGGTACGCCGTCGTGCACTATGCGGACGCCGACAGGCCGTACGTGTACAGGATGGACACTATCGGTTTTGCCGCGTCGACGGCGTTGAAAGACGCACCGGTCTTCCAGTATTTCACTGCCGTGGCCAATGCCCGGCAGGAGCGTGCCGGGTCGAAGACCGAGCGCGAGATTGCCGCCAATGTCGCGCGCCAGCTGGCGCGACTGCCCACCAGTGCCGACACCGCCTTGCACGCTTACTGCACTGGATGCAACGGCGCGCAGGGGCCGGGCCAGGGGCTGATCTTTCCGTTCGGGCTGAACGAGAGCCAGCTCCTGGCGGTGGAGCAGGCGTTCCTTGCCCAGATCAGCGTGATCGAAGGGCCGCCAGGAACCGGCAAAACCCAGACCATCCTCAACATCCTCGCCAATATCATGCTGCGCGGGCAAACGGTGGCGGTGCTGTCCAATAACAATGCGGCGGTGGAGAACGTCTACGAAAAGTTGGAGAAGTCCGGCCTGGGTCACATGGTTGCCCGGCTCGGCAGCCAGGACAAGCGGCGGGACTTCTTCGCATGCCTGCCCGAGTGGCCGTCGGGCGAACCCGCGCCCGCCCCGGCGCTGGAGGAGCTACAGTCCCTGCTGACGGGCTTGAAGCAGTATCTGCGCGATCACAACCGCGCGGCGCAATTGCAGCTCGAACTCGACGAGCTGGCCATCGAGCGGCGCTATTTGCTGCAGTGGCAAGCTGATAACGGCGTGCAGGCCGCCTCGTCGCTGGACAAGTATGGGCTGTCGCCACAAAAGACCGCGGACCTGATGGCCTATCTCGCCCGTCTGGGCGAGCAGCGCATCCGCCTCAAGGACCGTATCGATTTGCTGTTCAACTTCTGGATCTTCCGCGCCAAACCATTCGCCGAAGGCGCAGCTCGCCTGACTATGTTCCATGCGCTGCAGTTGCACTACTACGACAAGGCGATGCGGGACAAGGAAGCGGAGCTTCAGGCGTGCCGCGCGTCGCTTGCGCACGGAAATTTCGAGGTCATGCTGGAAGCATTGAGGAACGGGTCGATGCTCCACTTGAAGCAGCACCTCCAGCGCCTGCCCCGGCCGGCGGAAAAATTCGATGCCAAGACCTATAAGGATAAAGCACAGTTCGATGACTTCCTGAAGCGCTTCCCCATCCTGGGCAGCGGCACGCACTCCATCGTCAATTCGATCGCGCCCGGGGCGATCCTCGATTATGTAATCATCGACGAGGCTTCGCTGCAGGATATCGTACCAGGCATCCTGCCGTTGGGCTGCGCGAAGAACCTGGTCGTCGTCGGCGACAATCGCCAGTTGCCTCACATTCCGGTGATGCTGGACGTGCGCGCGCCTGCCGAGGCCTACGATTGCGAGCGCTACAGCCTGCTCGATTCTTGCGTCGAGGTGTTCAGGGAGACGTTGCCCAGAACCCTGCTGAAAGAGCATTACCGTTGCCACCCCAGGATTATCCAGTTCTGCAACCAGCAGTTCTACGCGAATGCGTTGGTGCCGATGACGCGGGACAACGGCGAAGCGCCGCTGCGCCTGGTGGTGACCGCCAAGGGCAACCACGCTCGCCAGAACACGAATCAGCGTGAGCTGGATTCGCTGCTCAAGCTGCTCGACGACGAGCGCGAGCCCGTGTGGCTGGACGGCAGCCGTGGCTTCATCGCTCCATTCCGGGCGCAGGTCATCCTTTCCCGCACACACCTGCCAGCGGACTTCGTCAAGGATACCGTGCACAAGTTCCAGGGACGGGAGTGCGACGAGATCGTTTTCTCGACCGTGCTGGACAAGAAGCGCTACAACCAGGACGCAAGGCGGCTGCACTTCGTCGATGACCCGCGCATGATCAATGTGGCGGTGTCGCGGGCCAAGCACCGCTTTACCCTGGTGACGGGCGACGAGGTATTCGCACGCAACAACGGCCATCTTGCGGCGCTGATGCGCTACGTCACCTATTACGCGCAGGACGAGCAGGTCGTGCGTGCGCCCGTGGTGTCCGCCTTCGATCTGCTGTACGGCGAATACGACCAATCCTTGGCCCGGTTGAATGCGCGCTTGCGACCCGAGGATTCACGGTACAAGTCCGAGCAGATCGTGGCGCAACTGTTGCGCGAGGTCCTGTCCACGCCGGCGTGCCACGCCTTGAAGGTGCACGGGCAGGTCAGGCTGAATCAGGTCGCATCGCCGGGCATGGCGGGATTGACGGAACGCGAGCGTGGCTTCATGGCGCGAGCCAGTTGCGATTTCGTGCTCTATTTTCGCGTTGGAAAGATGCCGGTGGGGGTCATCGAGGTCGATGGCGGCTCCCACAACCGGCCCGATCAGTCTGCGCGGGACGCCATGAAGGACGGCATCCTGGCAAAAAGCGGCATCCCTGTCCTGCGCCTGCGAACAGTCGAAAGTCGCATCGAAGCGCGGATCGCCGAGTTCATTGCCCAGTGGGCCAGCCCAGGGCCGAACGGCTAG
- a CDS encoding substrate-binding domain-containing protein, which produces MPARPHPSPLAPTAPPSRAVHLAGATTMLPLMQRLAEAYMGRDARERVVITEGGGTARGYKAVLDRTADIAMASGPVPDDFNSELQARVLALHRVTLGRDPIAILVHASNPVSNISLRQLADLFTGRIGNWRDAGGPDGPVQVLVGPPGGGVSAQFKQVLGSGASYTPSRLVLDSGARLLRAASDPAAITFAATMAPQQLALKVLTVDHLSPAAPAYPLQTPLTLALAGQPSGPAGALIRFLAVSWSGARAGAPGLSAMAAAHHG; this is translated from the coding sequence ATGCCCGCCCGCCCCCATCCATCCCCGCTTGCGCCAACCGCGCCGCCCTCGCGCGCGGTCCACCTGGCCGGTGCCACCACCATGCTGCCCCTCATGCAGCGCCTTGCCGAGGCGTATATGGGCCGGGACGCACGCGAGCGCGTGGTGATTACCGAGGGCGGCGGCACCGCGCGCGGCTACAAGGCGGTGCTGGATCGTACCGCCGACATCGCGATGGCCAGCGGCCCGGTTCCGGACGACTTCAATAGCGAGCTGCAAGCCAGGGTGCTGGCCTTGCACCGCGTAACGCTCGGCCGCGACCCGATCGCGATCCTGGTGCATGCGTCGAATCCGGTATCGAACATCAGCCTGCGCCAGCTTGCCGATCTGTTCACGGGCCGCATCGGCAACTGGCGCGATGCCGGCGGACCGGACGGCCCGGTCCAGGTGCTGGTGGGTCCGCCCGGCGGCGGGGTCTCGGCCCAGTTCAAGCAGGTGCTGGGCAGCGGCGCCAGCTATACGCCGTCCCGGCTCGTCCTCGACAGTGGTGCACGGCTGCTGCGCGCCGCCAGCGACCCTGCCGCCATCACGTTTGCCGCGACGATGGCGCCGCAACAGCTGGCGCTGAAAGTGCTCACGGTGGACCACCTGTCGCCGGCCGCCCCGGCTTACCCGCTGCAAACGCCGCTCACACTGGCGCTCGCGGGCCAGCCGTCCGGACCGGCCGGCGCGTTGATTCGCTTCCTTGCCGTCAGCTGGTCCGGCGCGCGGGCGGGTGCCCCGGGACTGTCGGCCATGGCGGCAGCGCACCATGGATAG